The proteins below come from a single Shinella zoogloeoides genomic window:
- a CDS encoding cryptochrome/photolyase family protein, translated as MTEKHGAPVIVWFRKDLRTDDHAALAAAAETGFPVIALYIREPDGAGTGPLGAAQAWWLHHSLASLGKTLRALGTPLILRSGAAADVLDTLIEETGAGSVHWNRRHDPAGIAIDTDIKAALKARGITARSFAGQLLHDPARLQTGEKKPYRVYTPFWKALEREGEPHEPIDAPESLRSFSGVLHSERLDDWALLPARPDWATAFKDIWTPGQAAARERLDDFVDGAIEGYRTNRDRPAIDATSMLSPHLAMGEISPARIWHATRGLKMPTEDVIHFRKELAWREFCYHLHFHFPQLSDRNWNDRFDAFPWEASGRNFALWTRGRTGYPIVDAGMRQLWQHGWMHNRVRMITASFLIKHLMIDWRRGEKWFRDTLVDADAASNAANWQWVAGSGADASPFFRIFNPILQGEKFDPEGTYVRTFVPELEKLDAKWIHKPFDAPESALSKAGVELGRTYPKPMVDHGKARERALAAYKSLKDG; from the coding sequence CCGCGGCCGAAACCGGATTTCCCGTCATCGCGCTCTATATCCGCGAGCCGGACGGCGCGGGAACCGGCCCGCTGGGGGCGGCGCAAGCCTGGTGGCTGCATCATTCGCTGGCATCGCTCGGCAAGACGCTGAGGGCACTCGGAACGCCGCTCATCCTGAGAAGCGGTGCGGCTGCCGACGTCCTCGATACCCTCATCGAGGAAACCGGAGCGGGAAGCGTCCATTGGAACCGCCGGCACGATCCCGCGGGCATCGCCATCGACACGGACATCAAGGCGGCGCTGAAGGCGCGCGGCATCACGGCCAGGAGTTTTGCCGGGCAATTGCTGCACGATCCGGCACGTCTCCAGACCGGCGAGAAGAAACCGTACCGGGTCTACACGCCGTTCTGGAAGGCTCTGGAGCGCGAGGGGGAACCGCACGAGCCGATCGACGCGCCGGAAAGCCTGAGATCATTTTCCGGGGTGCTGCACTCCGAACGGCTGGATGACTGGGCCTTGCTGCCGGCAAGGCCGGACTGGGCGACGGCATTCAAGGATATCTGGACACCCGGACAGGCAGCGGCCCGCGAACGGCTCGACGATTTCGTCGACGGTGCGATCGAAGGATACAGGACGAACCGCGACCGTCCGGCGATCGATGCGACGTCGATGCTCTCGCCGCATCTGGCGATGGGCGAAATCTCCCCTGCCCGCATCTGGCACGCGACACGCGGACTGAAGATGCCGACGGAGGACGTGATCCACTTCCGCAAGGAACTGGCCTGGCGGGAATTCTGCTACCACCTGCATTTCCATTTCCCGCAACTTTCGGACAGGAACTGGAACGACCGCTTCGATGCCTTTCCCTGGGAAGCGTCCGGCAGGAATTTCGCGCTCTGGACGCGCGGCAGGACGGGCTATCCCATCGTCGATGCCGGCATGCGGCAGCTCTGGCAGCACGGCTGGATGCACAATCGCGTGCGCATGATCACCGCCTCCTTCCTCATCAAGCACCTGATGATCGACTGGCGGCGCGGCGAGAAATGGTTCCGCGACACGCTGGTCGATGCGGACGCCGCGTCGAATGCGGCGAACTGGCAATGGGTGGCGGGGTCCGGGGCAGATGCATCGCCCTTCTTCCGCATCTTCAACCCGATCCTGCAGGGCGAGAAGTTCGATCCCGAAGGCACCTATGTCCGCACATTCGTGCCGGAACTGGAGAAACTGGATGCGAAGTGGATCCACAAGCCCTTCGATGCGCCCGAAAGCGCGCTGAGCAAGGCGGGCGTGGAGCTTGGCAGGACCTATCCGAAGCCGATGGTCGATCACGGCAAGGCGCGCGAACGCGCCCTTGCCGCCTACAAGTCACTGAAGGACGGCTG